From one uncultured Paludibacter sp. genomic stretch:
- a CDS encoding DNA polymerase III subunit beta, translating to MKFNVSSTELLSHLQAISRVINSKNSLQILDNFLLKLEGDTLTMTASDIETTMITSMQVQEVEGKGQVAVSSKLLLDTLREFSEQPLTFHIDDSNLAMVITSANGTYNFIGQNGDMYPQLPKLDDNARKLSVEVPVLMSGISKSSFCMADDELRPVMNGIYFDVVPEKLTLVATDAHKLVRFTSKYTSASLAEGETMNFILPKKPAMMLKNILPKEAGEVEITFDEKNAYFRLSNYTMVCRQVEGRYPNYNGVIPKNNPHKVIVDRNTLLNALKRVSVFSNQASNLIKLEFNNNNIQISAQDIDFSISAEETISCQYEGEPIKIGFKSSFMIEMLANISSNEVILELADPSRAGIILPFENEESEDLLMLLMPMLLND from the coding sequence ATGAAATTTAATGTATCAAGTACAGAATTACTTTCTCATCTTCAGGCAATCAGTAGAGTTATAAATAGTAAGAATTCATTACAAATACTAGATAACTTTTTGCTAAAGTTGGAAGGCGATACGCTTACTATGACTGCGTCGGATATTGAAACTACGATGATAACCTCTATGCAAGTGCAAGAGGTGGAAGGGAAAGGACAGGTAGCAGTTTCCAGTAAATTGCTGCTTGATACGTTGCGTGAATTTTCGGAACAGCCGCTCACATTTCATATTGACGATAGTAATTTGGCAATGGTAATTACTTCTGCCAATGGTACATACAATTTTATAGGACAAAATGGAGATATGTATCCGCAGTTGCCAAAATTGGACGATAACGCACGTAAATTAAGCGTAGAAGTTCCCGTATTAATGAGTGGAATTTCCAAGTCGTCGTTTTGTATGGCAGACGATGAACTTCGTCCTGTGATGAACGGTATTTATTTTGATGTTGTTCCCGAAAAATTGACTTTGGTTGCAACCGATGCTCATAAATTAGTGCGGTTTACTTCAAAATATACTTCGGCATCGTTAGCAGAAGGTGAAACAATGAATTTCATTCTTCCTAAAAAACCTGCGATGATGTTGAAAAATATTCTTCCAAAAGAAGCAGGTGAAGTAGAAATAACATTTGATGAGAAAAATGCTTACTTCAGATTAAGCAATTACACCATGGTTTGTCGTCAGGTGGAAGGTCGCTATCCTAATTATAACGGTGTAATTCCTAAAAATAATCCGCATAAAGTAATTGTAGATAGAAATACGTTGCTAAACGCATTGAAGCGTGTTTCGGTATTTTCAAATCAAGCAAGTAATTTAATAAAACTTGAGTTTAACAATAATAATATTCAAATTTCAGCGCAGGACATTGATTTTTCTATTTCAGCAGAAGAAACAATTTCTTGCCAATATGAAGGGGAACCAATAAAAATCGGTTTCAAATCCAGTTTTATGATTGAAATGCTTGCCAATATTAGTTCCAATGAAGTAATATTAGAATTGGCAGATCCATCTCGCGCCGGAATTATATTGCCCTTTGAAAATGAAGAAAGTGAAGATTTATTGATGCTTTTGATGCCGATGTTGTTGAATGATTAA
- a CDS encoding hypothetical protein (Evidence 5 : Unknown function), producing the protein MGFLRLSFIMESYLALPLLNNYLLLFSTKQNAEIGGSFFCIIRVSKYTKVTGFTKFSLFIFDVFALF; encoded by the coding sequence ATGGGATTTTTGAGATTGAGTTTCATTATGGAAAGTTATTTGGCTTTGCCGTTATTAAATAATTATTTATTGTTATTTTCCACAAAACAAAATGCAGAAATTGGTGGTTCCTTTTTCTGCATTATACGTGTATCAAAATATACAAAAGTTACAGGTTTTACAAAGTTTTCGCTCTTTATTTTTGATGTCTTCGCTCTTTTTTAA
- a CDS encoding Exonuclease RNase T and DNA polymerase III has protein sequence MKLNLKNPIVFFDLETTGTNIVTDRIVEISYLKVYPNGREESKTIRINPEMPIPEFASAIHGIYDDDVKDCPTFKQVAKEIMRDIEGADLAGYNSNRFDIPLLAEELLRADVDVDLMKRKFVDVQVIFHKMEQRTLSAAYKFYCDKDLENAHSAEADTRATYEVLQAQLDRYSEIKNDVEFLAKFTAQTNNADFAGRIIYNEKGEEVINFGKYKGQKVTDVLKKDIGYYGWIMDSDFTLHTKKVLTNIKLRDFNK, from the coding sequence ATGAAACTCAATCTCAAAAATCCCATTGTATTTTTCGATTTGGAAACTACCGGAACTAATATTGTAACCGATAGAATTGTAGAAATATCATATTTGAAAGTATATCCAAACGGAAGAGAAGAAAGTAAAACCATTCGTATAAATCCTGAAATGCCAATTCCTGAATTTGCTTCAGCTATTCACGGGATTTATGATGACGATGTGAAAGATTGTCCTACATTCAAACAAGTTGCCAAAGAGATTATGCGAGATATTGAAGGAGCAGATTTAGCCGGCTATAATTCAAACAGATTTGATATTCCGTTGTTGGCTGAAGAACTTCTTCGTGCCGATGTGGATGTGGATTTGATGAAAAGAAAATTTGTAGATGTGCAGGTAATTTTTCATAAAATGGAACAACGAACGCTTTCAGCTGCCTACAAATTTTATTGCGATAAAGACTTGGAAAACGCTCACAGCGCTGAAGCAGATACACGTGCAACGTACGAAGTACTTCAAGCTCAACTCGATCGTTATTCCGAAATTAAAAATGACGTTGAATTTTTAGCGAAATTTACAGCGCAAACCAATAATGCAGACTTTGCCGGAAGAATTATTTACAATGAAAAAGGCGAAGAAGTTATCAATTTTGGCAAATACAAAGGACAAAAAGTGACCGACGTATTGAAAAAAGATATAGGATACTACGGCTGGATTATGGATAGCGACTTCACATTACACACCAAAAAAGTACTTACCAATATCAAACTTCGGGATTTTAATAAATAA
- a CDS encoding conserved exported hypothetical protein (Evidence 4 : Unknown function but conserved in other organisms) yields the protein MKSFKKILIFLLFALFVIIPMEAQNSVSTSVNQRTPEQEASKQTEKLQMELNLTPEQVKAVYQINLRYAQARQKTANRSDAMQIIKNKDEDIRRVLSNQQYEQLQSRRIPRQSVEIGDNTQYLRTNPQTRSSFKAGDGKQQTSDRNEINTRQTNQRGELRRSPDRTSSDERQYPTRESYRQQPTRSSNQNSAIRSSESRSSSSRSSNSGSSSRNSGERSSSGGRR from the coding sequence ATGAAAAGTTTTAAAAAAATATTGATTTTTTTATTGTTTGCTCTGTTTGTTATTATTCCGATGGAAGCGCAAAACAGTGTCTCTACATCTGTTAACCAACGTACGCCGGAACAAGAAGCGTCAAAACAAACCGAAAAACTTCAAATGGAATTAAATCTTACGCCAGAGCAAGTTAAAGCGGTTTATCAAATTAATCTCCGTTACGCACAAGCGCGTCAAAAAACGGCAAATCGCAGTGATGCGATGCAAATAATTAAAAATAAAGACGAAGATATTCGAAGAGTATTAAGCAATCAACAATATGAGCAATTGCAATCAAGAAGAATTCCCCGTCAATCGGTAGAAATAGGCGATAATACTCAATATTTGCGTACTAATCCACAAACAAGGAGCAGTTTTAAAGCAGGCGATGGAAAACAACAAACTTCCGACAGAAACGAAATCAACACCCGTCAAACAAATCAGCGCGGAGAATTGAGAAGATCTCCGGATAGAACAAGTTCAGATGAGAGACAATATCCGACAAGAGAATCGTACCGTCAGCAGCCGACACGTTCTTCCAATCAAAATTCGGCAATTCGCTCTTCAGAATCTCGTTCATCAAGTTCTCGCTCATCCAATAGCGGTTCTTCAAGCAGAAACTCAGGAGAACGTTCTTCATCGGGAGGAAGAAGATAA